The following are encoded in a window of Desulfovibrio aminophilus genomic DNA:
- the era gene encoding GTPase Era has product MHKFGVVALMGPPNAGKSTLMNAYLGQKVAIVSPKPQTTRNRISGILTRDDAQVVFLDTPGVHRLRGRMNRYLLESAWQALSGADAAVVLLDGAHYAAKPGVMESDVKPLVEPLKGYGGPVIVGVNKVDAVKDKSRLLPVMEAAGRFFPGAEIVPMSALSGDGREKLLERVLSHLHEGPAMYPEDQISTAPVRFLVAETVREKLFLELRQELPYSTAVEIEHWEEDGDRVRINAVIYVARDTHKSMVIGKGGAMLKKVGTEARAEIEELLGQRAHLELWVKVREDWTEDPGFLRALGLGE; this is encoded by the coding sequence ATGCACAAGTTCGGAGTCGTGGCCCTGATGGGCCCGCCCAATGCGGGCAAGAGCACGTTGATGAACGCCTATCTGGGCCAGAAGGTGGCCATCGTCTCGCCCAAGCCGCAGACCACGCGCAACCGCATCAGCGGCATCCTCACCCGGGACGACGCGCAGGTCGTGTTTCTGGACACGCCGGGCGTGCATCGGCTGCGGGGCCGGATGAACCGCTATCTGCTGGAGTCGGCCTGGCAGGCGCTGAGCGGCGCGGACGCGGCCGTGGTCCTGCTGGACGGCGCGCACTACGCTGCCAAGCCCGGGGTCATGGAATCCGACGTGAAGCCGCTGGTGGAGCCCTTGAAGGGCTATGGCGGGCCGGTGATCGTGGGCGTGAACAAGGTGGACGCGGTCAAGGACAAGTCCCGGCTCCTGCCGGTGATGGAGGCCGCCGGGCGGTTCTTCCCCGGGGCCGAGATCGTGCCCATGTCCGCGCTCTCCGGGGACGGCCGGGAGAAGCTGCTGGAGCGGGTGCTCTCGCATCTGCACGAGGGCCCGGCCATGTACCCCGAGGACCAGATTTCCACGGCTCCGGTGCGTTTTCTGGTGGCCGAGACCGTGCGCGAGAAGCTCTTCCTGGAGCTGCGCCAGGAGCTGCCCTACTCCACGGCCGTGGAGATCGAGCACTGGGAGGAGGACGGCGACCGGGTGCGGATCAACGCCGTGATCTACGTGGCCCGGGACACGCACAAGTCCATGGTCATCGGCAAGGGCGGCGCCATGCTCAAGAAGGTGGGCACCGAGGCCCGGGCCGAGATCGAGGAACTGCTGGGCCAGCGAGCGCACCTGGAGCTGTGGGTCAAGGTGCGCGAGGACTGGACCGAGGACCCGGGCTTTCTGCGGGCCCTGGGCCTGGGGGAGTGA
- a CDS encoding DUF2238 domain-containing protein, with translation MARFPHLLLGLYMVWFAVLAVEPVSREVWVAEALPAAGIVLFLALTHRRFRFSNLAYGLMAFWLFWHTLGAHYTFALVPFGWITDLFGFQRNHFDRVAHFAVGLFAYPILEYVTRRSLARRWAGYVLALAAVMAVAAGYEIVEWWFAALAGGDAGPAFLGTQGDPWDAQKDMLADTLGALAALALFRLAGPRPDKA, from the coding sequence ATGGCGCGGTTCCCTCATCTGCTGCTCGGGCTGTACATGGTCTGGTTCGCGGTCCTGGCCGTGGAGCCGGTGTCGCGGGAGGTCTGGGTCGCCGAGGCGCTTCCGGCGGCGGGAATCGTCCTCTTTCTCGCCCTGACCCACCGGCGTTTCCGGTTCTCCAATCTGGCCTACGGGCTCATGGCCTTCTGGCTCTTCTGGCATACGCTCGGCGCGCACTACACCTTCGCCCTGGTCCCCTTCGGCTGGATCACGGACCTGTTCGGCTTTCAGCGCAACCACTTCGACCGCGTGGCCCATTTCGCGGTGGGCCTCTTCGCCTACCCGATCCTGGAGTACGTGACCCGGCGGAGCCTGGCCCGACGCTGGGCGGGCTACGTCCTGGCCCTGGCCGCCGTCATGGCCGTGGCCGCGGGCTACGAGATCGTGGAGTGGTGGTTCGCGGCCCTGGCCGGAGGCGACGCCGGACCGGCCTTCCTCGGCACCCAGGGCGACCCCTGGGACGCCCAGAAGGACATGCTGGCCGACACCCTCGGCGCGCTCGCCGCCTTGGCCTTGTTTCGTCTTGCCGGACCCCGGCCGGACAAGGCATGA